GGGGAACCCGCCCTCATTCGGAGACCTTCCGGTAAAGCTGCTCATCCCAGCCGCCTTACCGGTCTTCCGGCATTCATACACCGTAAGGTGCCGGGTCGGTCGAGCTCACGCACCGACGGACCGACCGGCGCCGAGGGGTGAGCCAGGTCCCGCGCGACGACACGGCGGCCGACGGCCGCGCTACTCGATCAGCGCGTCCGCGGCGATGACCACGAGCCCGATCAGCATGTCCATGAACCCCGCCCGGCAGGAGGACAGCCAGCCCAGTCCCGCGGTGCGCGCCGCCGAGACCCCGAGCACGAACAGGGCGACGGTGTTGAACAGCAGAGCCACGTCGACCGCCGTGTCCTCCGTCCACCACTCGGCGACCGCTCCGAGCAGGAGGCACACGGTGGGCAGTACGGCGGCCACCAGCGGCCACTCGGCCAGCACCGCCCGCGCTCTGCTCGGCCTGGCCGTCCCCGCTCCCGACGCGCGCTGGGCGATGACGTGCGCGTACCCGTGGGCGGCACCCGACGCCAGCGCGGTGAGCAGGACCCACAGCGCGTCCTGCCCGGGATCGGCCTCCCCGCCCGGCACATCCAGCGCGGCCACCATGGCGCTGGCCAGCACCAGACCGTAGATGCCCCGGAACAGCCAGCGTTCGGCGAGCCTGGGGTGCAGGGCCCCTCGCGGTGCGGCGGGATCGGGGCGGACGTCAGGGGCACGGTCGGGCATCGCATCGCCTCGGCGCGAAGGGGGACTGGGCCACCCCATGCTCACCCGCACGTCGCCGCCCGGGACGGCGCCACGCGGATCGAGTCGCTCACCGACACCGTCGCGCGTGGGATGGCCCGGGACAGCGCGTCCCCCGGACGTCAGCGGTGGCCCTGGGTCAGGGACACGAGCGCCGCCCGAGCCGCGCCGCACACCGTCGGAGCGGCCGTCAGGAGGCAGACCGTGGTGCGGCGGACCGCGACGGGTCAGCGGCGATGGACGCTGACCGCGTAGCCGCCGCCCTCGTACGGGTCGGCGTCCCAGGTGGCGAAACGGTCCGTGAGGGTCAGGCCGGCCTCGGCGCAGTGCGCGTCGTAGTCCGCCAGGGTGAGACCGGGCGGCACCGGGAGGTGCTCCCGGTCCAGGCCGAAGCCGGCGACGAGGAGGCCGCCCGGGCGCAGGGCCCGGGACAGTGCGGCGGCCACGGCCGCCTCGGTACCCGGGGCGAGGAGGGGGAAGACGTTGCCCGCGGCGACGACGAGGTCGAAACCGGGGGCGATCCCCGCAGCGGCCGGATCGAAGTCCGACAGGTCGGCCTGGACCCAGGTCAGCTGCGGGGCGGCTCGACGCGCCACGGCCAGCATGGAGGCGTCCTGGTC
This region of Streptomyces ambofaciens ATCC 23877 genomic DNA includes:
- a CDS encoding class I SAM-dependent methyltransferase codes for the protein MNRWEQLTGGGSGERYAARFAELAERGEDVHGEARLCATLVPPGSRVLDAGCGTGRVLVQLAELGYDGAGVDQDASMLAVARRAAPQLTWVQADLSDFDPAAAGIAPGFDLVVAAGNVFPLLAPGTEAAVAAALSRALRPGGLLVAGFGLDREHLPVPPGLTLADYDAHCAEAGLTLTDRFATWDADPYEGGGYAVSVHRR